One genomic segment of Nocardia spumae includes these proteins:
- a CDS encoding peroxiredoxin-like family protein, which produces MTAPTTVANRTLIAVTGAEVAVPDPHRLTHLQFRRFAGCPICHRHLRTFITRHTEITAAGIRPIAVFHSSARELTEYAEEIPLELIADPDRALYREFGVESAPRALLSPRAWPGIARSIATAVGPMARGEQPAPRGTPEGGRLGLPADFLIASDGTVVAARYGAHADDQWSVDELLSQGRAHRR; this is translated from the coding sequence ATGACAGCACCCACCACGGTCGCGAACCGGACACTGATCGCCGTCACCGGCGCCGAGGTCGCGGTACCGGATCCGCATCGCCTGACCCATCTGCAATTCCGCCGCTTCGCCGGTTGCCCGATCTGCCATCGGCACCTGCGCACCTTCATCACCCGGCATACCGAGATCACCGCGGCCGGGATTCGCCCGATCGCGGTATTCCACTCCAGCGCGCGCGAATTGACCGAGTACGCCGAGGAGATCCCGCTGGAGCTGATCGCGGACCCGGACAGGGCGCTGTACCGGGAATTCGGGGTGGAGTCGGCGCCCCGCGCACTACTGAGCCCCCGCGCATGGCCGGGCATCGCCCGGTCGATAGCGACCGCCGTCGGCCCGATGGCCCGCGGCGAACAGCCCGCCCCCCGCGGCACACCGGAGGGCGGACGACTCGGCCTGCCCGCCGACTTTCTCATCGCCTCCGACGGCACGGTGGTCGCCGCCCGATACGGAGCGCACGCCGACGATCAGTGGTCGGTGGACGAACTGCTGTCCCAGGGCCGGGCCCACCGCCGGTGA